In Candidatus Defluviibacterium haderslevense, the following are encoded in one genomic region:
- a CDS encoding DNA translocase FtsK: MSRSKTKKTTAWEQWTQWRKDERISKILGMSCFMFALYLMISFLSYLVSWKSDQDKVLSYSWHILFKSNVEVSNWLGRLGAFSSHAFFYYGFGIASFLFIPVLVHLGFRFLRKSGWLAFLRFLSHTFIFMALLAMIFDFIFKDAPFPYGGTFGGRTNFWFSSMVGEIGLGVALIFAMFALIIWFFNPNLQSLQLATTGDSSINNLWNWGSKSSSPDQDDFKAPESFLKSSKKSSSSIDVDFGDFSERDGLAATIGMKATEPISTFGPSLEINVPDTESELPALPLDPAYDIELSESRSNQSVLEDEDGWVDGSGELYDHKADLSGYTPPSLDMLNDYNDQKFEIDRSDLEANKNQIIATLLNYKIEIQKIKATIGPTVTLYEIVPAPGVRISRIKSLEDDIALSLSAQGIRIIAPIPGRGTIGIEVANKNKQIVALKDLLKSERFNDPKMEIPIALGKNISNEVVVADLTKMPHLLIAGATGQGKSVGINTILMSILYRKHPSEVKLVLIDPKKVELPIYSMIEKHFLAQLPNQDEAIITDTSKVIYTLNSLCIEMDQRYELLKMARVRNLLEYNDKFTRRRLNPEKGHRYLPYIVLIIDEFADLIMTAGKEVEMPIGRLAQLARAVGIHLIIATQRPSVKIITGLIKANFPGRIAFKVSSNIDSRTILDCGGAERLIGRGDMLYSVGSDMIRLQCAFVDTPEVERIINHIGKQKSYGAPYFLPEYKGDDAEGGGNSINADDLDEMFDEAARLVVQSQHGSTSMIQRRLKLGYNRAGRIMDQMESLGIVSAGEGSKPREVNIFNEVELENLLAKFKRRT, translated from the coding sequence ATGTCTCGGTCAAAGACTAAAAAAACAACAGCGTGGGAGCAGTGGACCCAGTGGCGGAAAGATGAACGGATCTCCAAGATTCTTGGAATGAGTTGTTTTATGTTCGCCCTTTACCTCATGATCTCCTTCCTCTCCTATCTCGTTTCCTGGAAATCAGATCAGGATAAAGTGCTCAGCTACTCCTGGCATATTCTCTTCAAATCCAATGTTGAAGTATCCAATTGGTTGGGACGCCTCGGCGCCTTTTCTTCACACGCCTTCTTCTATTATGGATTTGGAATCGCAAGCTTCCTATTCATCCCAGTATTGGTCCATTTAGGATTTAGATTTCTAAGAAAGAGTGGCTGGTTGGCTTTCCTCCGATTTTTATCCCATACTTTCATTTTTATGGCGTTGCTCGCCATGATATTTGATTTCATATTTAAAGATGCACCATTCCCTTATGGCGGTACCTTCGGTGGTCGAACCAACTTCTGGTTTAGCTCCATGGTTGGTGAAATTGGACTGGGCGTAGCCTTAATATTCGCAATGTTCGCCCTTATCATCTGGTTTTTCAATCCCAATCTCCAATCCCTTCAATTGGCTACAACAGGTGATTCTTCTATAAATAACCTTTGGAATTGGGGTTCCAAATCGTCTTCCCCAGATCAAGATGATTTTAAAGCACCCGAATCTTTTTTGAAATCATCCAAAAAATCATCCTCTAGTATAGATGTGGATTTTGGTGACTTTTCTGAACGTGATGGCCTGGCTGCCACGATTGGAATGAAAGCAACAGAACCCATTTCAACTTTTGGACCTAGTCTTGAAATAAATGTTCCGGATACTGAATCAGAGCTTCCAGCTCTTCCTTTAGATCCGGCTTACGATATAGAACTTAGCGAATCCCGTTCAAACCAGTCCGTCCTCGAAGACGAGGACGGCTGGGTCGATGGGAGTGGCGAGTTATATGATCACAAAGCTGATTTGAGTGGTTATACACCACCTTCTTTAGACATGCTGAATGATTATAATGACCAAAAATTCGAAATCGATCGCTCTGATTTAGAAGCCAATAAAAATCAAATCATCGCTACCCTACTCAATTATAAAATTGAGATCCAAAAAATTAAAGCAACCATAGGTCCAACCGTTACCCTATATGAAATCGTACCGGCACCCGGTGTTAGAATCTCTCGAATTAAAAGTTTGGAAGATGATATAGCGCTTAGTCTTTCTGCACAAGGCATTCGGATTATAGCCCCAATCCCCGGGAGAGGAACCATCGGTATTGAAGTTGCCAATAAAAACAAACAAATCGTAGCTCTTAAGGACTTATTGAAATCCGAACGATTCAATGATCCAAAAATGGAAATTCCGATCGCCCTTGGAAAAAACATTTCGAATGAAGTTGTCGTAGCTGATCTCACCAAAATGCCCCACTTACTGATTGCCGGTGCAACTGGTCAGGGTAAATCTGTCGGTATCAATACCATATTGATGTCTATACTTTATCGCAAACATCCATCTGAAGTCAAGCTGGTTTTGATCGATCCGAAGAAAGTAGAGCTTCCTATTTACTCCATGATTGAAAAACATTTTCTAGCGCAATTGCCAAATCAGGACGAAGCAATTATTACCGATACTTCAAAAGTTATTTATACCCTAAATTCATTGTGCATCGAAATGGATCAGCGATATGAGCTTCTTAAAATGGCCCGTGTTCGTAATCTTTTGGAATACAACGATAAATTCACTCGTCGCAGATTAAATCCGGAAAAAGGTCACAGATATCTTCCATACATCGTATTGATTATAGATGAGTTTGCAGATCTTATTATGACTGCCGGCAAAGAAGTTGAAATGCCTATAGGTCGATTAGCTCAATTGGCAAGGGCCGTAGGGATTCACTTGATCATTGCAACTCAAAGACCATCCGTTAAAATCATTACCGGTCTGATTAAAGCGAATTTCCCGGGTAGAATAGCCTTCAAAGTATCCTCCAACATAGATTCAAGAACCATCCTCGATTGTGGTGGTGCTGAACGACTTATCGGTAGAGGTGATATGCTCTACAGTGTAGGCAGTGATATGATTCGTCTCCAATGTGCTTTTGTCGATACGCCTGAAGTAGAGCGAATTATCAACCATATTGGCAAACAAAAAAGCTATGGTGCTCCTTATTTCTTACCAGAATACAAGGGTGATGATGCTGAAGGAGGTGGTAATTCCATCAATGCAGATGATTTGGATGAAATGTTCGATGAAGCAGCCCGTCTGGTGGTGCAAAGTCAACATGGAAGTACCAGTATGATCCAACGCCGTCTTAAGCTGGGCTACAATCGCGCCGGCAGAATCATGGACCAGATGGAAAGCCTTGGTATAGTGAGCGCTGGAGAAGGCAGCAAACCGCGTGAAGTCAATATATTCAACGAAGTAGAACTAGAAAATCTACTGGCTAAATTCAAACGTAGAACCTAA